A single genomic interval of Lathyrus oleraceus cultivar Zhongwan6 chromosome 7, CAAS_Psat_ZW6_1.0, whole genome shotgun sequence harbors:
- the LOC127107585 gene encoding uncharacterized protein LOC127107585, translating into MYYLGFELISQFASVPNWGGLPRLILALLVDIHSEPVYYTLMHVMLGLRKAHILLKGATVVYSKNKDAEKLFFIPFNTGGHWLLLAINPIREIVYYLDSLGNDWTTYPDMKVLIDTVLQAFRAQRDIQTSRRGANSITWIKVACPQQRNQIDCGYFMLRFMRDTLALGRLKIPTDYFDEFKCAFYTKDQVDEIKEEWCQFMIKLNVCS; encoded by the exons ATGTACTACCTTGGTTTCGAACTGATTTCACAATTTGCATCTGTACCGAATTGGGGTGGGCTGCCACGGTTAATTCTTGCActtttg GTTGATATTCATTCTGAACCTGTTTATTACACACTTATGCATGTTATGCTTGGATTACGGAAAGCCCACATCCTGTTGAAAGGGGCAACAGTAGTATATAGCAAaaataaagatgcggagaagttgttttttataccgtttaataccgg tggacattggttgttgctcgcaatcaatcctatccgagaaattgtgtattatcttgactcgttaggaaatgattggacaacatacccggatatgaaggtcctaattgacac cgtcctacaagcttttcgggcccaacgagatatccaaacctcaaggaggggcgccaactccattacatggattaaagtggcg tgtcctcagcaacgtaatcaaatagattgcgggtatttcatgttgaggtttatgcgagatactcttgctttgggccgattaaagattcccaccgat tactttgatgaattcaagtgtgcattttatacaaaggatcaagtggacgaaatcaaagaggagtggtgtcaattcatgataaagctcaatgtttgttcataa
- the LOC127104804 gene encoding protein STRUBBELIG-RECEPTOR FAMILY 2-like, with the protein MIRYVNLVFLVFSATLISYGFAFTNPFDVTALQDLYRSLNNPQGLHGWNGGDPCEEYWTGVACSDSSVIHLKIQGLNLTGYLGSSLYNLQNLKIFDISSNSIMGEIPYELPPNATHINMACNYLSQNIPHSLSNMKKLRHLNLSHNFLYGPIGNVFTGLDNLKEM; encoded by the exons ATGATTCGTTACGTGAATCTCGTCTTCCTTGTGTTCTCAGCAACTTTGATTTCTTACGGCTTCGCATTCACCAATCCATTTGACG TTACAGCCCTCCAGGATCTATACAGGAGCTTAAACAACCCTCAAGGGCTACACGGATGGAACGGTGGTGATCCTTGTGAGGAGTATTGGACAGGAGTAGCTTGTTCTGACTCCTCAGTTATACATCT CAAAATTCAAGGATTGAACCTTACCGGATATCTTGGATCCTCGCTGTATAATCTACAAAATTTGAAGATATT TGATATCAGTTCCAACAGCATAATGGGTGAAATACCATACGAATTACCTCCAAATGCCACACATAT AAACATGGCTTGCAACTATTTGAGCCAAAATATCCCTCATTCATTATCAAACATGAAAAAACTAAGACATCT GAATTTAAGCCACAATTTCTTGTATGGACCAATTGGCAATGTGTTCACTGGCTTAGATAATCTCAAGGAAAT GTAA
- the LOC127102973 gene encoding SKP1-like protein 1A encodes MASTSTSMASTKKINLKSSDGEIFEIDQEVALESQTIKHMIEDDCADDTGIPLPNVTSRVLAKVIEYCKKHVEAAANSDERRVDENDIKTWDADFVKVDQDTLFDLILAANYLDIKSLLDLTCKTVAAMIDGKTPEQIRKTFNIKNDYTPEEEEEVRRENLWAFE; translated from the coding sequence ATGGCATCAACATCAACGTCAATGGCATCAACAAAGAAGATCAATCTCAAGAGTTCTGATGGTGAGATTTTTGAGATTGACCAGGAAGTGGCGTTGGAATCACAAACCATCAAGCATATGATTGAGGATGATTGTGCTGATGACACCGGAATCCCTCTCCCAAATGTAACCAGCAGGGTTTTGGCGAAGGTGATTGAGTACTGCAAGAAACACGTCGAAGCAGCAGCGAATTCTGATGAAAGACGGGTTGACGAGAATGATATCAAGACCTGGGATGCTGACTTTGTGAAGGTTGATCAGGATACCCTCTTTGATCTCATATTGGCTGCAAACTACTTAGACATCAAGAGTCTGTTGGATCTTACATGCAAGACTGTTGCGGCCATGATTGATGGTAAGACACCAGAGCAGATTCGCAAGACTTTTAACATTAAGAATGACTACACTCCAGAGGAAGAGGAGGAAGTTCGTCGCGAAAATCTATGGGCTTTTGAATGA
- the LOC127108194 gene encoding SKP1-like protein 1A → MASTSIVLESASAKKKINLKSSDGEIFEIDQEVALESQTIRHMIEDDCADDTGIPLPNVTSRVLAKVIEYCKKHVEAAANSDERRRDENDIKIWDADFVKVDQDTLFDLILAANYLDIKGLLDLTCKTVASMMEGKTMEEIRKTFNIKNDYTPEEEEEVRRENLWAFE, encoded by the coding sequence ATGGCATCGACATCAATAGTCCTGGAATCAGCATCAGCAAAGAAGAAGATCAATCTCAAGAGTTCTGATGGTGAGATTTTTGAAATAGACCAGGAAGTGGCGTTGGAATCACAAACCATCAGGCATATGATTGAGGATGATTGCGCTGATGACACCGGAATCCCTCTCCCAAATGTAACCAGCAGGGTTTTGGCGAAGGTGATTGAGTACTGCAAGAAACATGTTGAAGCAGCAGCGAATTCTGATGAAAGGCGTCGTGACGAGAATGATATCAAGATATGGGATGCAGATTTTGTCAAGGTTGATCAGGATACCCTCTTTGATCTCATATTGGCGGCAAACTACTTGGACATCAAGGGTCTGTTGGATCTTACATGCAAGACTGTTGCGAGCATGATGGAGGGTAAGACAATGGAGGAGATTCGCAAGACTTTCAACATTAAGAATGATTACACTCCAGAGGAAGAGGAGGAAGTTCGTCGCGAAAATCTATGGGCTTTTGAATGA
- the LOC127108195 gene encoding uncharacterized protein At4g13200, chloroplastic — translation MNTTTLSPSPSPTTFAPPRLSKSYTSLSPFFSNILVPSSSIPSSIQLPTKRGFHTTGLRCNSSFFPGGPPSGDGDSSSKNVLDAFFLGKALAETLNERIESTVGEFLSNVGRLQAEQQRQVQEFQEEVLDRAKKAKEKAAREATEAQPQGLVSESAAYTEVVVDSASSGTSYSSTDSVTSVQSTDASETSTEPTIGEDPTLSS, via the exons ATGAACACCACTACTCTCTCCCCTTCCCCATCTCCAACAACCTTTGCACCTCCTAGGTTGTCCAAATCCTATACATCACTTTCTCCCTTCTTTTCCAACATCCTCGTACCATCTTCTTCCATACCCTCGTCCATTCAACTTCCCACCAAAAGGGGTTTTCACACCACTGGACTTCGCTGCAACAGTAGCTTCTTCCCCGGTGGACCACCTTCTG GTGATGGTGATAGCAGCAGCAAAAATGTTCTGGATGCATTTTTCTTGGGAAAAGCTTTGGCCGAAACTCTAAACGAGAGAATTGAGTCGACGGTTGGTGAGTTCTTGAGTAATGTTGGAAGACTGCAAGCTGAACAACAAAGACAAGTTCAGGAATTTCAG GAAGAAGTGTTGGATAGAGCCAAAAAGGCAAAGGAAAAAGCAGCTCGTGAAGCTACTGAGGCACAACCGCAGGGTCTGGTTTCCGAGTCTGCAGCTTATACAGAAGTCGTCGTGGATTCAGCTTCTTCGGGAACTTCATATTCTTCAACCGATTCGGTTACTTCGGTACAGTCTACTGATGCATCTGAAACATCCACTGAGCCCACCATAGGGGAGGATCCGACTTTAAGTTCATAA